The Halichoerus grypus chromosome 9, mHalGry1.hap1.1, whole genome shotgun sequence genome has a window encoding:
- the LOC144379136 gene encoding olfactory receptor 2B8-like: protein MEQKNGSSFTGFILLGFSDRPQLELVLFVVLLIFYLFTLLGNTTIIALSHLDPHLHTPMYFFLSNLSFLDLCYMTSTVPQLLVHLRGADKSISFGGCVAQLFISLGLGSTECILLGVMALDRYAAVCRPLQYTVIMHPCLCALMASASWFIGFANSSLQTVLIFILPLCGRNKIDHFFCEVPPLLKLACVDTTVNESELFFVSVIIFFIPVTLIIFYGQIVRAVLRIKSSAGQRKAFGTCGSHITVVSLFYGMAIYAYLQPRNNYSQDQGKIISLFYTIVTPMVNPVIYTLRNKDVTGAMKKFWRVHDSR, encoded by the coding sequence atggaacagaaaaatggcagTTCTTTCACTGGGTTTATCCTGCTGGGTTTCTCTGACCGGCCTCAACTGGAGCTAGTCCTCTTTGTGGTTCTTCTGATCTTCTATCTGTTCACTCTGCTGGGAAACACCACCATCATTGCCTTGTCCCACCTGGACCCACATCTTCACACtcccatgtactttttcctctccAACCTAAGCTTTCTGGACCTGTGTTACATGACCAGCACTGTCCCACAGCTCCTGGTTCATCTCAGGGGAGCTGACAAGTCTATCTCCTTTGGTGGCTGTGTGGCTCAgctcttcatttctctagggttGGGATCCACAGAATGCATTCTCTTAGGGGTCATGGCATTGGACCGCTATGCAGCCGTCTGCAGGCCCCTGCAGTACACAGTGATCATGCACCCCTGTCTCTGTGCCCTCATGGCTTCTGCATCGTGGTTCATTGGTTTTGCCAACTCTTCATTACAGACAGTGCTCATCTTCATTTTACCACTTtgtgggagaaataaaatagaccatTTCTTTTGTGAGGTCCCCCCACTGCTCAAGCTTGCCTGTGTTGACACCACTGTGAATGAGTCTGAGCTCTTCTTTGTCAGTGTGATCATTTTCTTCATACCTGTGACATTAATCATCTTCTATGGTCAGATTGTCAGGGCAGTCTTAAGAATAAAGTCATCTGCAGGGCAGAGGAAAGCATTTGGGACATGTGGGTCCCACATCACAGTGGTCTCCCTGTTCTATGGTATGGCCATCTATGCTTACCTCCAGCCCAGGAACAACTACTCCCAGGATCAGGGCAAGATCATTTCTCTGTTCTACACCATCGTCACCCCCATGGTCAACCCTGTCATATATACACTGAGGAACAAGGATGTGACGGGAGCAATGAAGAAGTTTTGGAGGGTCCATGACTCTAGATGA